Proteins encoded in a region of the Phocoena phocoena chromosome X, mPhoPho1.1, whole genome shotgun sequence genome:
- the IGSF1 gene encoding immunoglobulin superfamily member 1 isoform X1, with translation MTLDRPGEGATMLRTFTLLLFCIRLSLGMTPIAMMQSQPELWIETNYPQAPWENITLWCKSPSRISSKFLLLKDKTQMTWIRPSHKTFQVSFPIGALTQSNAGLYRCCYWKETGWSEPSKVLELEAPGQLPKPTFWIQAETSPLPGCNVNILCHGWLQDLVFMLFKEGYAEPVDYQVPTGTVAIFSIANMTPESEGVYICRTHIQMLPTLWSEPSNPLKLIVAGLYPKPTLTAYPGPIMAPGESLNLRCQGPIYGMTFALIRLEDLEKSFYHKRPLKNEAYFFFGALKIHNAGHYLCFYYDGSYRGSLLSDILKIWVTDTFPKTCLLAQPSPVVQMGQNVSLWCRGPVDGVELTLYKKGEDKTLQLLDTTSISDDESFLLNNVTYSDAGIYSCHYLLSWKTSIRMSSHNTVELVVVDKPPKPSLSAWPSTVFKLGKAIILQCRVPQPVLEFCLEWEERATSPKFSVDGDFIISNVEGKGTGTYSCSYRIEAHPNIWSYRSEPLKLMGPAGFLTWNYVLNEAIRLSLIVQLFALLLVELWIRWKCRRLRIREAWLLGTAQGVTMLFILTALLCCAISFAGLCNGVLTEETEIIMPTPKPELWAETNFPLAPWKNLTLWCRSPSGSTKEFVLLKDGTGWIATRPASEQVRAAFPLGALTQSHTGSYHCHSWEEMAVSEPSEALELVGTDILPKPVISASPPVRGQELQIRCKGWLAGMGFALYKEGVQEPVQQLGALGRETFFTIQRMEDKDEGNYSCRTHTEKRPFKWSEPSEPLELVIKEMYPKPLFKTWASPVVTPGARVTFNCSTPHQQMSFILYKDGSEIASSDRSWASPGASAAHFLIISVGIGDGGNYSCRYYDFAIWSEPSDPVELVVTEFYPKPTLLAQPGPVVLPGKNVTLRCQGTFQGMRFALLQEGTQVPLQFQSASGNVADFPLHTVGADDSGNYSCVYYETTMSNRGSYLSKPLMIWVTDTFPKPWLFAEPSSVVPMGQNVTLWCQGPVHGVGYILHKETEATSVQLWGSISNDGAFPITNISGANIGRYSCCYHPDWTSPIKIQPSNTLELIVTGLLPKPSLLAQPGPMVAPGENMTLQCQGELPDSTFVLLKKGTQEPLRQQRPRGYRADFRMPAVSSEDSGMYSCVYYLDSAPFAASNLSDSLEIWVTDKPPKPSLSAWPSTVFKLGKDITLQCRGPLPGVEFVLEHDGEEAPQQFSEDGDFVINNVEGKGIGNYSCSYRLQAYPDIWSEPSDSLELVGAAGPAAQECTVGNIVRSTLIVVVVVALGVVLAIEWKKWPRLRTRDSETDGRDQTIALEECNQEGDLGTNTNSPSSISQGTSVELPVPI, from the exons ATGACCCTGGACAGGCCAGGGGAAGGGGCCACCATGCTGCGGACATTCACTCTCTTACTCTTTTGCATTC GGTTGAGTCTGGGTATGACACCAATAG CAATGATGCAATCTCAACCAGAGCTGTGGATAGAGACCAACTACCCCCAGGCCCCTTGGGAGAACATCACACTTTGGTGCAAAAGCCCCTCTCGGATTTCAAGCAAGTTCCTGTTGCTGAAAGATAAGACACAGATGACCTGGATCCGCCCTTCCCACAAGACCTTCCAAGTTTCATTCCCCATTGGTGCCCTTACTCAGTCCAATGCAGGTCTTTACAGGTGCTGCTACTGGAAGGAGACGGGCTGGTCAGAGCCCAGTAAAGTTTTAGAGTTGGAGGCACCAG GCCAGCTGCCCAAGCCCACCTTCTGGATCCAGGCTGAGACCTCCCCTCTTCCTGGATGTAATGTTAACATACTCTGCCATGGCTGGCTGCAGGATTTGGTATTCATGCTGTTCAAAGAGGGATATGCAGAACCCGTGGATTACCAAGTCCCAACGGGGACGGTGGCCATATTCTCCATTGCCAACATGACACCTGAGAGTGAAGGGGTTTACATCTGCCGCACTCATATCCAGATGCTCCCTACCCTGTGGTCAGAGCCCAGCAACCCCCTGAAGCTGATTGTGGCAG GACTCTATCCCAAACCAACTCTGACAGCCTATCCTGGGCCCATCATGGCACCGGGAGAAAGCCTGAATCTCAGGTGCCAAGGGCCAATCTATGGAATGACCTTTGCTTTAATAAGGCTTGAAGACTTGGAGAAGTCCTTTTACCACAAGAGACCATTAAAGAATGAGGCATATTTCTTCTTCGGGGCTTTGAAAATCCACAATGCTGGACATTACCTCTGTTTTTACTATGATGGGTCATACAGGGGTTCACTCCTTAGTGATATCCTGAAAATCTGGGTAACCG ACACTTTCCCCAAGACCTGTCTACTTGCTCAGCCCAGTCCTGTGGTCCAAATGGGTCAGAATGTGAGCCTGTGGTGTCGAGGGCCAGTGGACGGGGTGGAACTTACACTCTATAAGAAAGGAGAAGACAAAACACTTCAGCTCTTGGATACCACCAGCATCAGTGATGATGAGTCATTCCTCCTCAACAATGTGACCTATAGTGATGCTGGCATCTATAGCTGCCACTATCTCCTCTCCTGGAAGACCTCCATCAGGATGTCATCACACAACACCGTGGAGCTTGTGGTTGTAG ATAAGCCCCCCAAACCCTCCCTGTCAGCCTGGCCCAGCACCGTGTTCAAGCTAGGAAAGGCCATCATCCTTCAGTGCCGAGTACCTCAACCAGTACTTGAATTTTGTCTGGAATGGGAAGAAAGAGCAACATCCCCAAAATTCTCAGTGGATGGAGACTTCATCATCAGTAACGTTGAAGGGAAAGGCACGGGGACCTACAGTTGCAGCTATCGCATAGAGGCACATCCTAACATCTGGTCATATCGCAGTGAGCCTCTGAAACTGATGGGCCCAGCAG GCTTTCTCACCTGGAATTACGTTCTGAATGAGGCTATCAGGTTGTCCCTAATCGTGCAGCTTTTTGCCTTGCTGTTGGTAGAGCTGTGGATAAGGTGGAAGTGTCGGAGACTCAGAATCAG AGAAGCCTGGTTGCTGGGAACAGCTCAAGGGGTCACCATGCTCTTCATACTCACAGCTCTTCTCTGCTGTG CAATTTCTTTTGCAGGACTGTGCAATGGGGTATTGACAGAAGAGACTG AAATAATCATGCCAACCCCAAAGCCTGAGCTGTGGGCAGAGACCAACTTCCCTCTGGCCCCGTGGAAGAACTTAACCCTCTGGTGCAGAAGCCCTTCTGGCTCAACTAAGGAATTTGTATTGCTGAAGGACGGGACCGGGTGGATTGCAACTCGCCCAGCCTCAGAGCAGGTCCGGGCTGCCTTCCCCCTTGGAGCCCTGACCCAGAGCCACACCGGGAGTTACCACTGCCATTCGTGGGAGGAGATGGCTGTGTCAGAGCCCAGTGAGGCACTTGAGCTGGTGGGGACAG aCATCCTCCCCAAACCTGTCATTTCTGCTTCCCCCCCAGTTCGGGGCCAGGAACTGCAAATCCGGTGCAAAGGATGGCTGGCAGGCATGGGGTTTGCTCTGTATAAGGAGGGAGTGCAGGAACCTGTCCAGCAACTTGGTGCCCTTGGGAGAGAAACCTTCTTTACAATCCAAAGAATGGAGGATAAAGATGAAGGCAATTATAGCTGCCGCACTCACACTGAAAAGCGCCCCTTCAAGTGGTCTGAGCCCAGTGAGCCCCTGGAGCTTGTCATAAAAG AAATGTACCCCAAGCCCTTATTCAAGACATGGGCCAGTCCTGTGGTCACTCCTGGTGCCCGAGTGACTTTCAATTGCTCCACCCCCCACCAGCAAATGAGCTTTATTCTTTACAAAGATGGAAGTGAAATAGCGTCCAGTGACAGGTCTTGGGCGAGTCCGGGAGCCAGTGCAGCCCACTTTCTGATCATTTCGGTGGGCATTGGTGATGGAGGGAATTACAGCTGCCGCTATTATGACTTTGCTATCTGGTCTGAGCCCAGTGACCCTGTGGAGCTCGTGGTGACAG AATTCTACCCCAAACCCACTCTCCTGGCACAGCCAGGTCCTGTGGTGCTTCCTGGGAAGAATGTGACCCTGCGTTGCCAAGGGACTTTCCAGGGCATGAGGTTCGCCCTCTTGCAGGAGGGAACCCAGGTTCCCTTACAGTTTCAGAGTGCCTCAGGGAATGTGGCTGACTTTCCCCTCCATACTGTTGGAGCAGACGACTCTGGGAACTATAGCTGTGTCTACTATGAGACCACTATGTCAAACAGGGGATCATATCTCAGCAAGCCTCTTATGATCTGGGTGACTG ACACATTCCCCAAGCCATGGTTGTTTGCTGAGCCCAGTTCTGTGGTTCCCATGGGGCAGAATGTTACTCTCTGGTGCCAAGGGCCAGTCCACGGAGTAGGGTACATTCTGcacaaagaaacagaagccaCTTCAGTGCAGCTCTGGGGATCCATCAGTAATGATGGGGCATTCCCCATCACCAATATATCTGGTGCTAACATAGGTCGTTACAGCTGCTGCTACCATCCTGACTGGACCAGCCCTATCAAGATACAGCCTAGCAACACCCTGGAACTCATAGTCACAG GTTTGCTCCCCAAACCCAGCCTATTAGCCCAGCCTGGTCCCATGGTGGCCCCTGGAGAAAACATGACTCTTCAATGTCAAGGGGAACTGCCAGACTCAACATTTGTCCTGTTGAAGAAGGGTACTCAAGAGCCCTTAAGGCAACAGAGGCCAAGAGGGTACAGGGCTGACTTCCGGATGCCAGCAGTGAGCAGTGAAGATTCTGGGATGTATAGCTGTGTTTATTATTTGGATTCTGCTCCCTTTGCAGCTTCTAATCTCAGTGACTCCCTGGAGATCTGGGTGACTG ACAAGccccctaaaccctccctgtcAGCCTGGCCCAGCACTGTGTTCAAGCTAGGAAAGGATATCACCCTTCAGTGCAGAGGACCCCTGCCAGGTGTGGAGTTTGTCCTGGAACATGATGGAGAAGAAGCACCTCAGCAGTTTTCAGAGGATGGAGACTTTGTCATCAACAACGTAGAAGGAAAGGGCATTGGAAACTATAGCTGCAGCTACCGTCTGCAGGCCTACCCTGATATCTGGTCAGAGCCTAGTGATTCCCTGGAGCTGGTGGGGGCAGCAG GGCCTGCTGCTCAGGAGTGCACTGTGGGGAACATTGTCCGAAGTACCCTGATCGTGGTGGTGGTTGTAGCTTTAGGGGTGGTGCTAGCCATAGAGTGGAAGAAGTGGCCTCGACTCCGAACCAG AGACTCAGAGACAGATGGAAGAGACCAGACCATAGCCTTGGAAGAGTGTAACCAAGAAGGAGACCTGGGCACCAATACCAACTCTCCCTCATCGATCTCTCAGGGAACCTCAGTGGAACTGCCAGTCCCAATATAA
- the IGSF1 gene encoding immunoglobulin superfamily member 1 isoform X4, with product MTLDRPGEGATMLRTFTLLLFCIRLSLGMTPIAMMQSQPELWIETNYPQAPWENITLWCKSPSRISSKFLLLKDKTQMTWIRPSHKTFQVSFPIGALTQSNAGLYRCCYWKETGWSEPSKVLELEAPGQLPKPTFWIQAETSPLPGCNVNILCHGWLQDLVFMLFKEGYAEPVDYQVPTGTVAIFSIANMTPESEGVYICRTHIQMLPTLWSEPSNPLKLIVAGGCGYGCWGLMIVVPGIMVG from the exons ATGACCCTGGACAGGCCAGGGGAAGGGGCCACCATGCTGCGGACATTCACTCTCTTACTCTTTTGCATTC GGTTGAGTCTGGGTATGACACCAATAG CAATGATGCAATCTCAACCAGAGCTGTGGATAGAGACCAACTACCCCCAGGCCCCTTGGGAGAACATCACACTTTGGTGCAAAAGCCCCTCTCGGATTTCAAGCAAGTTCCTGTTGCTGAAAGATAAGACACAGATGACCTGGATCCGCCCTTCCCACAAGACCTTCCAAGTTTCATTCCCCATTGGTGCCCTTACTCAGTCCAATGCAGGTCTTTACAGGTGCTGCTACTGGAAGGAGACGGGCTGGTCAGAGCCCAGTAAAGTTTTAGAGTTGGAGGCACCAG GCCAGCTGCCCAAGCCCACCTTCTGGATCCAGGCTGAGACCTCCCCTCTTCCTGGATGTAATGTTAACATACTCTGCCATGGCTGGCTGCAGGATTTGGTATTCATGCTGTTCAAAGAGGGATATGCAGAACCCGTGGATTACCAAGTCCCAACGGGGACGGTGGCCATATTCTCCATTGCCAACATGACACCTGAGAGTGAAGGGGTTTACATCTGCCGCACTCATATCCAGATGCTCCCTACCCTGTGGTCAGAGCCCAGCAACCCCCTGAAGCTGATTGTGGCAGGTGGGTGTGGCTATGGCTGCTGGGGTCTGATGATCGTTGTCCCCGGGATCATGGTTGGATGA